In Quercus robur chromosome 11, dhQueRobu3.1, whole genome shotgun sequence, the sequence AatcctctttttgttttttaatactGAAAAAGGTAGACTAGAATCCTCTTATTCATCTTTGTAAATACCCAAGCCATCAATTTCCTCAACCATTgaaaaaattcagcaaaaatCGGAGCCTCTGGAGTTATTCAGAACAACATCAAAGTTCAAAAATGTCGATGATTCCAAGCTTCTTCGGTGGCCAACGCAGCAATATCTTCGACCCATTATCTCTAACCGTATGGGACCCATTCAAGGATTTCCCAACCCAATTTTCCAAAGAGAATTCTGCTTTCGTTAACACTCGTATTGATTGGAAAGAGACCCCAGAAGCACACGTGTTGAAAGCCGATCTTCCTGGGCTCAACAAGGAGGAAGTGAAAGTCGAGGTCGAAGATGACAGAGTGGTTCGGATTAGTGGAGAGAGGAAGATAGAGAAGGAAGACAAGAATGACACGTGGCATCGTGTCGAGCGGAGCAGTGGCAAGTTCGTGAGGAGTTTCAGGTTGCCGGAGAATGTGAAGATGGATCAGATTAAGGCTGCGATGGAGAATGGGGTTCTCACTGTTACTGTGCCCAAAGTGGAGGTGAAGAAACCTGATGTTAAGGCCATTGAGATCTCTGGTTGATTTTGTTTGTGCGTGTGTATGTGTATTGACAGTATTGTGTATGTGCTTTTGGGAAACCTGATTAATCTCAGCAGCGAATGTTATGTGTGCGAAGTGTTTgcttaaaatatatatgcaaaaaagtactttttggctaatttttttttttatgatcgttatttacttcttcttttgtgAAATTTCAGTCTTTAGTGCATTCCTCTTGAGTAAATTGcaccctttattttttaatttttcaaaaaatacttttattcaattgatggaatttttttttttttttaaattgatggGATTTTTAGGACTACATTTTTGGGCACTTAATAGACATTAAAAGGAGGAgtaaagattgaataaaatttgaaatttaagcaCTGAATTGAGTTTTTGGTAAAGCTAAATGGaacaatttgtaatttgggcCTAACATTTAAAAACGGTTGGTTGCATTCTGAGttcatatatttttgttgagcTTTTCAACTATAAGTGTTATGGGCTTATGGCTGACAAATCCTATTACAAAACACATGAATAAAGTTGGAAGCTCACAAATATGAACTTAACAAAATATGACACTTTAACCAGGAAAGAAGAAACTTTATGTGTAGTGTGCGTTTAGTTTCATATTAAAAagatagtttattttattatttaatttaa encodes:
- the LOC126706587 gene encoding 17.5 kDa class I heat shock protein-like isoform X8 — translated: MSMIPSFFGGQRSNIFDPLSLTVWDPFKDFPTQFSKENSAFVNTRIDWKETPEAHVLKADLPGLNKEEVKVEVEDDRVVRISGERKIEKEDKNDTWHRVERSSGKFVRSFRLPENVKMDQIKAAMENGVLTVTVPKVEVKKPDVKAIEISG
- the LOC126706587 gene encoding 17.5 kDa class I heat shock protein-like isoform X9, encoding MSIIPSFFGGQRSNIFDPFSLSVWDPFKDFPTQFSKENSAFVNTHIDWKETPEAHVLKADLPGLNKEEVKVEVEDDRVVRISGERKIEKEDKNDTWHRVERSSGKFVRSFRLPENVKMDQIKAAMENGVLTVTVPKVEVKKPDVKAIEISG